The nucleotide sequence ATTAAACCACTTTAAGCAAATAATAAtggagaaaaaaatacaaactttctGATATTGTACCTTAACTCACCAATATCctgttttttcttatatggGATTTAAGGAAAAGCATAGAAGAGTTCAGTAATACTTGTATTCTAATTCGGGTTCAGGTAGCATAATAAACTGACCTTACCCAATCTGAATATTTTGCAGCTGCAACATTCCTTCCATAGCCCGCAACAGCCAAATGTGCACCATTTCCTCGAATACCAAACCGAGGAGAAACATAAGTCTCAATATGCACATGCACATCAAAAGATTTGCTCATATTTTCATCACTCATagtcttataatatatattcagTTCCTCCAGATTACCACCAACAAGGGTTGTAATGGCCAGCTCCTTGGAATTGACCCTCTCTTTCAATGCAATGGGTAAGACCTTCCCCACTGAATCATTAACAAGCATCTGCAATGCAGGCGGTGAAACTTGAAAATTTGGTGCCAATGGCAGCAAACTTGCCGCATTGTTAGATTTAAACAAAAGTTGTGGCGCCAAATTTGACAGAATTCGTATAGATTCTGAAAGTCTTTTCATGTGTCTTTCCCAAAATAACAAGCATGAAGCATTATTGTGAGTACGTGATGTCGTGTAAGCACCTGGGCCAGAAACAAACCAGGAAaagattttacaaaattttgtagGAGTTATTTTACTAAATGTTTGAATGTATCTCAAGTACCTGGATTAGCTTCAAGAAAGAGTTTGACGGGAGGAACATCTAATGTTTGTGAAAGGATGCCATTACTGAAGAGAAACCTTGAACCTGGcatttgttttatctttgagGATTTGAACGATAAAGTTTATCTTGCCTAACTCTCTTCAACGACAGGAAGGTTCCATTTGCACTGCAAAAGTTTTGATATAAGCAGACTGCATCACATGACGTTCTCATTCTCCAATTATTGGTTAGCTACAAGCTTGATCCCCCCAcctaggctctgtttggtaaaaaaagcGGATACCTgaaaagctagctgatagcttataggcTGTAGCTGCAAGCTAGCTTATTGGCCTtgccaaacagacccttagtgACCCCATTCGAAGCATGTTCTTATACACATACACACGACAACATACAAAATTTGGCACTGTAAGACACTCAATTTGGAATCCAAAATACTTGTAGAAATTCACATGAACGACATGAATTTATGTATCCCATGAACCACtttgaaaccaaaaaattattCTCAAATGTAGAATTTTAGCATTTGACAGCAGCTATATAATGCAGTTAATTTTGGGACATAATAAACGAATTAAAGTTGGGgcaaaataaacttaaaaactagtaattttgatgaattaaaAACCAGAAGCTTAATAAACCGACCCAGTAGGTAAATCTAATTAAACAAGCAAGCATATAGAGAGTTAAGTATATCGAAAGAAGTTAAAATTAAACGCAAAGACCTTTGTCTTAGCGATGAAAAGAAGTGAAGCAATACAAGAATGATGAGCGATGGCAAAAACAACGTCTAAGAGGACTGGGAAGAGATTAAACTCCGGAAGTTTTTATTTATGAGTTTagatatgaaaaattaatttgagaTTTATGGTAGACATTGGAGTTGAGAGGATGAAGAGAAGAATGAGGAGAGAAAATCTAACGGTTctgatttaaaaagaaattctaaCCGTAAGATAAAATAAACCTATGTAATCTAATGGttctcattttaaaataaaatctaaaggtttaaattaaaaaaattagtagaatCTATGATGGACCACTCTTTAGGTTGGTCCATCATAGATATTTGAGGTTAAAGTTAACGGCCAGGGGGCTTCATTTGATTGACGAAGACAAACGTGAGAGACCAAAACATGAGTTTTACTAGTTATGAGAcgaaaatgaaaacttgaaattaattagGAGACCAAATAACttattaaaccttttttttttttgaacaaacaaaaatggaattatattaacCACCAAAAGCAACTcttctagcacaaggtgtgccaaaagaACTACTTTACAAATACAGTCatacaaacaaccaaaacaaaccaTTACGCGATGCCCAAGCATTGTAAGGGACTTGAACACCACCTATCTGAACCAAACTTAAAAACCAcctttttagctttcaaccagGCAAAAGACATATACGGTTACCATGGGTATTCCTTCTAAGAATATTCATCCTTCAAAACATACTACTCCTTTATTTCTTTGTCCTTTGATTACTATCATGATGCGCTTTTTTACTACttattttccaaaacttttactcttttatgcttttttctcttatattttttaatatgatcatGATTTGCAACCATGGATGCCAACTCAAATGTTGTGGtgttagacaaaaaaaatagggGTTAAACAGTAGTAGTTATTTTTACgtttttaattatttactttttgcaAGAGATGTATTTgtttcttaagttttttttatcattttcataatttgCAACCATAGTTTtgctaaatatttattttgtcgGTCTTTTGACATGACAACTAACTCAAATATTGTCATGATTTCTCACGTCATAGACTCTACTTAGAATTATTTTCTGATGGTGAAGATTGTTAAAACGTGTCATGTGAGTGAAATATCAAAATCTCAACTCATTTAAAATGATCCTAATGAATGTTGAGGTTATcaataatttgttgtttttagtgTTCTTATACTAAATTAAAAGCGTTTCTTGGTAAAATCTAATTtccgattttgatttttttcttcaatgaaACAAGACTCCTGCAATAGCTAAAAAGAGGCTCATATACATCTTTGTAAACACAATTGAGGGAATGTGTTGTctataatattaatttgttcCACGTTGTGAAGTGTAACAATATCATATTATTAGAGACAATTTCAAGATAGCCAAAGTGTATGACTCTAAATTTACAAGGGTTGACAATAATGATTTACCATGAAATTT is from Medicago truncatula cultivar Jemalong A17 chromosome 1, MtrunA17r5.0-ANR, whole genome shotgun sequence and encodes:
- the LOC25482487 gene encoding uncharacterized protein isoform X1 — its product is MPGSRFLFSNGILSQTLDVPPVKLFLEANPGAYTTSRTHNNASCLLFWERHMKRLSESIRILSNLAPQLLFKSNNAASLLPLAPNFQVSPPALQMLVNDSVGKVLPIALKERVNSKELAITTLVGGNLEELNIYYKTMSDENMSKSFDVHVHIETYVSPRFGIRGNGAHLAVAGYGRNVAAAKYSDWVRIRKTLEKLRPPSVTELLLSYNGDQILEGCVTNFFVVCRKDRGSDDEKAPYDHGNKNSFEVQTAPISDGVLPGIIRQLVLEVCRNEGIPFREVSPSWSEHETWEEAFITNSLRLLQHVDSIQVPTEWHSAHFKTWKDISWTKKQFQGGPGFITTLIQEKVMEKAILEGCPINNICTR
- the LOC25482487 gene encoding uncharacterized protein isoform X2; the protein is MPGSRFLFSNGILSQTLDVPPVKLFLEANPGAYTTSRTHNNASCLLFWERHMKRLSESIRILSNLAPQLLFKSNNAASLLPLAPNFQVSPPALQMLVNDSVGKVLPIALKERVNSKELAITTLVGGNLEELNIYYKTMSDENMSKSFDVHVHIETYVSPRFGIRGNGAHLAVAGYGRNVAAAKYSDWVRIRKTLEKLRPPSVTELLLSYNGDQILEGCVTNFFVVCRKDRGSDDEKAPYDHGNKNSFEVQTAPISDGVLPGIIRQLVLENEGIPFREVSPSWSEHETWEEAFITNSLRLLQHVDSIQVPTEWHSAHFKTWKDISWTKKQFQGGPGFITTLIQEKVMEKAILEGCPINNICTR
- the LOC25482487 gene encoding uncharacterized protein isoform X3 — protein: MPGSRFLFSNGILSQTLDVPPVKLFLEANPGAYTTSRTHNNASCLLFWERHMKRLSESIRILSNLAPQLLFKSNNAASLLPLAPNFQVSPPALQMLVNDSVGKVLPIALKERVNSKELAITTLVGGNLEELNIYYKTMSDENMSKSFDVHVHIETYVSPRFGIRGNGAHLAVAGYGRNVAAAKYSDWVRIRKTLEKLRPPSVTELLLSYNGDQILEGCVTNFFVVCRKDRGSDDEKAPYDHGNKNSFEVQTAPISDGVLPGIIRQLVLEYGYAGMKESHFEKFLHHGRNMKLGRKHSSQIA